CACTGAGAGACGTGTGGGGCGTGAAGTTCAGTCGTTCCGGGGCGATGCCGTGGCGCTCCAGCAACGAGCGGAAGAGGGCGTCCGCCCCTGCCTCACGCTGTCGATGAGCGACCCGCACGGGGCTGGATGCCAGATCCGGAAGGTCTTGGATGCCGTACGGATTGCCCGGCTGCACCAGCAATCCCTGGGTTCGCCGAGCCCAGTGAATGATCACCAGGTCACGCATTCCTGATAGCCCCAGGTGGCTCGGGTCATTGTAGTGACCGGTGCCGTGGTCGATCACGTGCAGACCGGCGACCATCGCCTCGTCCCGAAGCAGCCGCCGGACGCCGTCCCCGCTGCCATTGCAGAGGAACGCAAGGTCCGCACCCGCCTCCCGGATCGCCCAGTCAAGCAATGGATCCTGACTCCCCGCAAGAACGGGTGGGGTCGCATGCGGCGGGGCCTGATCCCCTTCGAGGTGGTTCATCACCCACAGGTCGATGCTGTCCCGGGGGAACAGCAGCTTGCCGGTGACCTTGGTGGACGGGATCAGCCCCTGTCGGACCAGGTCGTAGATCTTGCGCTCCTTCATCCGCAGGTATGCCGCGACTTCAGCAGTTGTCATGTACCGGTGATGGCTGGTCTTGTCGTCGTCTGTCATATGACTGCACATTTTTCATGGCCGGGTGATAACACTCGTTATTATGCACACACTGCCGCCTATGGTCCTCTTTGGATAACGCCGGATATGGATAACGCTTTCCAGGCAGCTTTTGAACTGATCGTGGCTATGGACCCGGTGTTGATAGGGATCGTCACGCTGTCGCTGCAGGTGTCGTTGACCGCAGTGTTGATTGCGAGCCTGATCGCGTTACCGCTGGGTGCGGCCATCGCCCTGTGGCAGTTCCCCGGGCGCGGTCTGCTCATCGTGATGCTCAACGCGTTGATGGGGCTGCCGCCGGTGGTGGCGGGGCTCATGGTCTACCTCATGCTCTCGCGGGCGGGACCGCTGGGGCAGTTCGGGTTGTTGTTCACGCCCACGGCCATGGTGATTGCCCAGACAGTACTGATTCTGCCGATCGTCGCGGCGCTGTCGCGCCAGGTCATCGAAGAACTCTGGAGCGAGTACCGCGAACAGCTGCAGTCATTCGGGGTATCGCGCCTGCGCGCCATTCCGACGCTGCTCTGGGATGCCCGTTTCAGCCTCAGCACGGTGGTGCTTGCTGGTTTCGGCCGCGCCAGCGCGGAGGTGGGAGCGGTGTTGATTGTCGGCGGCAATATCGCCGGCGTGACCCGCGTGATGACCACCGCCATCGCCCTGGAGACCAACCGGGGCAATCTTCCGCTGGCGCTGGGCCTGGGGATCATCCTGCTGCTCCTGGTTGCCTCGGTGAACGCCGTGGCCTACTTCATCGGTGAAGCGGCGAAGAGGCGGCTGGGATGAACCGTCAGCAATCACCG
The DNA window shown above is from Aquisalimonas sp. 2447 and carries:
- a CDS encoding helix-turn-helix transcriptional regulator, yielding MTDDDKTSHHRYMTTAEVAAYLRMKERKIYDLVRQGLIPSTKVTGKLLFPRDSIDLWVMNHLEGDQAPPHATPPVLAGSQDPLLDWAIREAGADLAFLCNGSGDGVRRLLRDEAMVAGLHVIDHGTGHYNDPSHLGLSGMRDLVIIHWARRTQGLLVQPGNPYGIQDLPDLASSPVRVAHRQREAGADALFRSLLERHGIAPERLNFTPHTSLSEDDLALSIRESEADTGLAVEAAARRHGLDFIPLHEELFDLAMRRRVYFEPPLQRLLAFARGERLQQRADAMGGYDLSALAEVRFNA
- a CDS encoding ABC transporter permease; the protein is MDNAFQAAFELIVAMDPVLIGIVTLSLQVSLTAVLIASLIALPLGAAIALWQFPGRGLLIVMLNALMGLPPVVAGLMVYLMLSRAGPLGQFGLLFTPTAMVIAQTVLILPIVAALSRQVIEELWSEYREQLQSFGVSRLRAIPTLLWDARFSLSTVVLAGFGRASAEVGAVLIVGGNIAGVTRVMTTAIALETNRGNLPLALGLGIILLLLVASVNAVAYFIGEAAKRRLG